A region of Planctomycetota bacterium DNA encodes the following proteins:
- a CDS encoding PQQ-binding-like beta-propeller repeat protein: MSPLAVLVFIAADSARAANEWPCFHGPRRDNKSTDTGLLQHWPESGPRLLWTAAGLGKGYSSAVIAGGRIFTAGVMDEQTRVIALDLDGKPQWEAPNGHAWQTTMSHAVGYNGSRSTPTYDEGRVYHLNESGRLVALDAQSGKELWHLDLLKQFDAKVPKYGLAESVLIEGDRLLCCPGGAKGFLVCLDKATGKTLWTTTDIPGTQAYSSLVLGDFAGSRQVLGMSAAVVFGADLATGRLLWSAEHGNERENSATDPIFHSGYVFASTGYGKGSLVVQLAPAGNGVAAKTLWASKLLDNHHGGVVLVDGYLYGAGHQAEGWFCLDFMTGKPMWKASGKGSLTYAEGRLFCLDERGRMTLVEATPEKFRSLGAFTLPKGGTGLYWAHPVVCGGRLYVRHADCLFAYDIRAQ; the protein is encoded by the coding sequence ATGAGCCCGCTGGCCGTGCTCGTGTTCATCGCCGCCGACAGCGCCCGGGCGGCGAACGAATGGCCCTGCTTCCACGGGCCACGGCGCGACAACAAGTCCACCGACACCGGGCTTCTCCAACACTGGCCCGAGTCAGGCCCCAGGCTGCTCTGGACCGCCGCGGGCCTTGGCAAAGGCTACAGCTCGGCTGTCATCGCAGGCGGGCGGATCTTCACGGCCGGCGTGATGGACGAGCAGACCCGCGTCATCGCCCTCGACCTCGACGGCAAGCCGCAGTGGGAGGCGCCCAACGGCCACGCCTGGCAAACCACCATGTCTCACGCCGTGGGCTACAACGGCTCACGCAGCACACCGACGTACGACGAAGGCCGTGTCTACCATCTCAATGAGTCTGGCCGCCTCGTCGCCCTCGATGCGCAGAGCGGCAAGGAGCTTTGGCATCTGGACCTGCTCAAGCAGTTCGACGCCAAAGTCCCGAAGTATGGCTTGGCCGAATCGGTTCTGATCGAGGGCGACCGCCTGCTCTGCTGCCCGGGCGGCGCGAAGGGCTTCCTGGTGTGCCTCGACAAGGCCACGGGCAAGACTCTCTGGACCACCACCGACATCCCCGGCACACAGGCTTACTCCTCGCTGGTGCTCGGCGACTTCGCCGGCTCCCGCCAGGTGCTCGGCATGAGCGCGGCCGTCGTATTCGGCGCCGACCTCGCCACGGGCCGCCTGCTGTGGAGCGCCGAGCACGGCAACGAGCGCGAGAACAGCGCGACCGACCCCATCTTCCACAGCGGCTACGTCTTCGCTTCCACGGGGTACGGCAAGGGAAGCCTCGTGGTGCAGCTCGCACCCGCCGGCAACGGCGTGGCCGCCAAGACCCTCTGGGCCAGCAAACTGCTGGATAACCATCACGGCGGCGTGGTCCTCGTGGACGGCTATCTCTACGGGGCGGGGCACCAAGCCGAGGGGTGGTTCTGCCTGGACTTCATGACAGGGAAGCCGATGTGGAAGGCGTCGGGAAAGGGCTCCCTGACCTATGCCGAGGGCAGGTTGTTCTGCCTCGATGAGCGGGGCCGCATGACGTTGGTTGAGGCCACGCCCGAGAAGTTCCGCAGTCTCGGTGCCTTCACCCTGCCTAAGGGAGGCACCGGGTTGTACTGGGCGCACCCGGTCGTCTGCGGCGGCCGGCTATACGTTCGCCATGCCGACTGCCTCTTCGCCTATGACATTCGCGCGCAGTGA